From a region of the Janthinobacterium sp. 61 genome:
- the cobA gene encoding uroporphyrinogen-III C-methyltransferase: MNNSTSLPGKVYLIGAGPGAQDLMTLRGARLLAQADVVLHDALVTAEMLELCPQAQKILVGKRCGQLSTAQAFINKQLVDNARKHAIVVRLKGGDPMLFGRADEELRALEEAGIAVEVVPGITTALAAAAATQQPLTKRGVSRSVAFFTSSTAPGEPDQTRIPDCDTLVQYMGGREAIATAQRLMAQGRRADTPVVVIENCSRPDQRIVRMPLGALAHGLGDTHGPVLVMLGDAMAARAHQAIEATAAILARHA, from the coding sequence ATGAACAACTCCACATCTCTCCCTGGCAAGGTCTACCTGATCGGCGCCGGCCCCGGCGCGCAAGACCTGATGACCTTGCGCGGTGCGCGCCTGCTGGCGCAGGCGGACGTCGTGCTGCACGACGCGCTGGTCACCGCAGAGATGCTGGAGCTGTGTCCCCAGGCGCAAAAGATTCTTGTCGGCAAGCGCTGCGGCCAGTTGTCGACGGCGCAAGCTTTCATCAACAAGCAATTGGTCGACAATGCGCGCAAGCACGCCATCGTGGTGCGACTGAAAGGGGGCGACCCCATGCTGTTCGGCCGTGCCGACGAGGAATTGCGCGCACTGGAAGAAGCGGGCATCGCCGTCGAAGTAGTACCCGGCATTACCACGGCACTGGCGGCAGCGGCTGCCACCCAGCAACCGCTGACCAAGCGCGGCGTCTCGCGCAGCGTGGCCTTTTTCACGTCCAGTACGGCGCCGGGCGAACCGGACCAGACGCGCATCCCAGACTGCGATACCCTGGTGCAATACATGGGTGGCCGCGAAGCCATCGCCACGGCGCAGCGCCTGATGGCCCAGGGCCGCCGTGCCGACACGCCGGTGGTAGTGATTGAAAACTGCAGCCGTCCGGACCAGCGCATCGTACGCATGCCGCTGGGCGCGCTGGCGCATGGCCTGGGCGACACCCACGGCCCCGTGCTGGTGATGCTGGGCGACGCCATGGCCGCCCGCGCACACCAGGCGATCGAAGCGACGGCTGCCATTCTGGCGCGTCATGCTTGA
- a CDS encoding sulfate adenylyltransferase subunit 1, which yields MNAAIQNTIPTDSLERGMLRFITAGSVDDGKSTLIGRLLFDSKGIFADQLDAMSRSKHKRTVGDAVDLSLLTDGLEAEREQGITIDVAYRYFATPKRKFIIADTPGHEQYTRNMVTGASTADAVIILIDVSKVKLGDDGSVELLIQTKRHSTIAHLLQIEHVVVAVNKMDLVDYDETVYNRIVAAYREFAQSLGLKDITPIPLSALTGDNVVERGDKLGWYTGPTLIELLESLSVYDESHDTPFRFPVQLVARHNGHEANDFRGYMGRIEAGKVSIGDTLVVQPSGQTATVKDIVTLDGSLQTAVVGQSVTLLLNEYLDISRGDLLASSERPATLLKQVVADVCWLSEDALDLRRKYWIKHGTKQTAAKVTAIESILDINTQQRHPAEGLKLNDIARISLNVQQALAADAYADIRATGAFILIDEVTHQTVAAGMIRLG from the coding sequence ATGAACGCAGCAATCCAGAACACCATTCCAACCGACAGCCTGGAGCGCGGTATGTTGCGTTTTATCACGGCCGGTTCCGTCGATGACGGCAAGAGTACCTTGATTGGCCGTTTGCTGTTCGACAGCAAGGGCATCTTCGCCGACCAGCTCGACGCCATGTCGCGCTCCAAGCACAAGCGTACGGTGGGCGACGCGGTCGACCTGTCGCTGCTGACGGACGGCCTGGAAGCGGAACGCGAACAAGGCATCACCATCGACGTGGCCTACCGTTACTTTGCCACACCGAAACGCAAATTCATCATCGCCGACACGCCTGGCCACGAGCAATACACGCGCAACATGGTCACGGGCGCCTCGACGGCCGACGCCGTCATCATTTTGATCGACGTGTCGAAAGTCAAACTCGGTGACGATGGCAGCGTGGAATTGTTGATCCAGACCAAGCGCCATTCGACGATTGCCCACTTGCTGCAGATCGAGCACGTGGTCGTCGCCGTCAACAAAATGGACCTGGTCGACTACGATGAGACGGTATATAACCGCATCGTCGCCGCCTACCGCGAATTCGCCCAGTCGCTGGGCTTGAAGGACATCACGCCGATTCCCCTGTCGGCCTTGACCGGCGACAATGTGGTCGAGCGCGGCGACAAGCTGGGCTGGTACACGGGCCCGACCCTGATCGAACTGCTTGAGTCCTTGTCCGTCTACGACGAATCGCACGACACGCCATTCCGCTTTCCGGTGCAGCTGGTGGCCCGCCACAACGGCCACGAAGCGAACGACTTCCGCGGCTACATGGGCCGCATCGAAGCGGGCAAGGTCAGCATCGGCGACACCCTGGTGGTACAGCCGTCAGGCCAGACGGCAACAGTAAAAGATATCGTCACCCTGGACGGTTCGCTGCAAACGGCCGTGGTGGGTCAGTCCGTGACCTTGCTGCTCAATGAATACCTGGATATCTCGCGCGGCGACTTGCTGGCCAGCAGCGAGCGCCCCGCCACCCTGCTCAAACAGGTAGTGGCCGACGTGTGCTGGCTGTCGGAGGACGCGCTGGATCTGCGCCGCAAGTACTGGATCAAGCACGGCACCAAGCAGACGGCGGCGAAAGTGACGGCGATTGAATCGATTCTCGATATCAATACGCAGCAGCGCCATCCAGCCGAAGGCTTGAAGCTGAACGATATTGCGCGCATCAGCCTGAACGTGCAGCAGGCGCTGGCAGCCGACGCGTATGCCGATATCCGCGCCACCGGGGCGTTTATCCTGATCGATGAAGTGACCCACCAGACCGTCGCGGCGGGCATGATCCGTCTCGGCTGA
- the cysD gene encoding sulfate adenylyltransferase subunit CysD, translated as MSNILNQRHLDSLESEAIHIMREVAAESANPALLFSGGKDSVVLLRLAEKAFRPGKFPFPLVHIDTGHNFPEVITFRDKKVAELGERLIVGSVEDSIQRGTVRLRNPATDSRNAAQAVTLLETIAEHKFDACIGGARRDEEKARAKERIFSFRDEFGAWDPKAQRPELWDLYNTRVHPGENMRVFPISNWTELDVWQYIAREKLELPPIYFAHERQVIPRNGLLVPLTDLTPPREGETVETQVVRFRTVGDISCTCAVSSDAATVDAIIAETAITQITERGATRMDDQTSEASMEKRKKAGYF; from the coding sequence ATGAGCAATATTTTGAACCAGCGTCACCTCGACAGCCTTGAATCGGAAGCCATCCACATCATGCGCGAAGTGGCGGCCGAATCGGCCAATCCCGCGCTGCTGTTTTCCGGCGGCAAGGATTCCGTCGTCCTGCTGCGTTTGGCCGAAAAAGCCTTCCGCCCAGGCAAGTTCCCCTTTCCCCTCGTGCATATCGACACGGGCCACAACTTCCCGGAAGTCATCACCTTCCGTGACAAGAAAGTGGCCGAGCTGGGCGAGCGCCTGATCGTCGGCTCCGTGGAAGACTCTATCCAGCGCGGCACCGTGCGCCTGCGCAACCCGGCCACGGACTCGCGCAATGCGGCGCAAGCCGTGACCTTGCTGGAAACCATCGCCGAACATAAATTTGACGCCTGCATCGGCGGCGCCCGCCGCGATGAAGAAAAGGCCCGCGCCAAGGAGCGCATCTTTTCCTTCCGCGACGAATTCGGCGCCTGGGACCCGAAAGCCCAGCGTCCCGAACTGTGGGACCTGTATAACACCCGGGTACATCCAGGCGAGAACATGCGCGTCTTCCCCATCTCGAACTGGACCGAACTGGACGTGTGGCAATACATCGCCCGTGAAAAATTGGAATTGCCGCCGATCTACTTCGCGCACGAGCGCCAGGTGATCCCGCGCAACGGCTTGCTGGTGCCGCTGACGGATTTGACGCCGCCGCGCGAGGGCGAAACGGTGGAAACGCAAGTCGTGCGCTTCCGCACGGTAGGTGATATCTCGTGCACCTGCGCCGTGTCGTCCGATGCGGCGACGGTCGACGCCATCATCGCCGAGACGGCAATCACGCAAATCACGGAACGTGGCGCCACCCGCATGGATGACCAGACTTCCGAAGCCTCGATGGAAAAACGCAAGAAAGCAGGGTATTTCTAA
- a CDS encoding phosphoadenylyl-sulfate reductase — protein MSNLTTLIDATEQTLTRIAADFSPAVFASSLAAEDMVLTDMILKAKLPIGIFSLETGRLHQETLAVLDKVKARYDHDITLYRPQPEAVAAYVEQNGLNAFYNSVEMRRECCRIRKVEPLGRALAGNKAWITGQRRAQSTTRAELHVQEDDAAHAMTKFNPLADWSEQDVWDYIRANDVPYNALHDQGYPSIGCEPCTRAVQPGEDVRAGRWWWENPDSKECGLHMVDGKLIRIKSVAA, from the coding sequence ATGAGCAATTTGACTACTTTAATTGACGCCACCGAGCAAACGCTGACACGCATCGCCGCGGACTTTTCGCCGGCCGTGTTCGCGTCCAGCCTGGCAGCCGAAGACATGGTGCTGACCGACATGATTCTCAAGGCGAAGCTGCCCATCGGCATCTTTTCTCTGGAAACAGGCCGGCTGCACCAGGAAACCCTGGCCGTGCTCGACAAGGTCAAGGCCCGCTACGACCACGACATCACCTTGTACCGCCCGCAGCCGGAAGCGGTGGCTGCCTACGTGGAACAGAATGGCCTGAACGCGTTTTACAACAGCGTCGAGATGCGCCGCGAGTGTTGCCGCATCCGCAAGGTCGAGCCATTGGGGCGCGCCCTGGCCGGCAACAAGGCCTGGATCACTGGCCAGCGCCGCGCCCAGTCCACCACGCGCGCCGAACTGCACGTGCAGGAAGACGACGCGGCACACGCGATGACGAAATTCAATCCACTGGCCGACTGGTCCGAGCAGGATGTATGGGACTATATCCGCGCCAACGACGTGCCCTACAACGCTTTGCACGACCAGGGCTACCCGTCCATCGGCTGCGAACCGTGCACGCGGGCAGTCCAGCCAGGCGAAGATGTGCGCGCCGGACGCTGGTGGTGGGAAAACCCCGATTCCAAGGAATGCGGCCTGCACATGGTGGACGGCAAATTGATACGCATCAAATCCGTGGCAGCCTGA
- a CDS encoding DUF934 domain-containing protein, with amino-acid sequence MFEVREEIIKNAAVVPNSWGLLRLDEGDTPETVVVPAGKVIVPLPVWQAQRETLLARLPDIGVWLASDERPEELAADVAQLPVIGVDFPKFTDGRGYSIAFNLRARLGFQGELRAIGDVLRDQLFSMHRVGFDAYATRPDRSIHDALKGLSVFSETYQASWDQKSPLFRRHQREGQNPDLDNAAGI; translated from the coding sequence ATGTTTGAAGTGCGCGAAGAAATCATCAAGAACGCCGCCGTAGTGCCGAATTCCTGGGGCTTGCTGCGCCTCGATGAGGGCGACACGCCGGAAACGGTCGTCGTGCCTGCCGGCAAGGTCATCGTACCCCTGCCCGTGTGGCAAGCCCAGCGCGAGACCCTGCTGGCGCGCCTGCCCGACATCGGCGTCTGGCTGGCCAGCGACGAGCGCCCGGAAGAACTGGCCGCCGACGTGGCGCAACTGCCTGTCATCGGTGTGGACTTCCCGAAATTCACGGATGGCCGCGGCTATTCCATCGCCTTCAATCTGCGCGCCCGCCTGGGTTTCCAGGGTGAATTGCGCGCCATCGGCGACGTACTGCGCGACCAGCTGTTTTCCATGCACCGTGTCGGCTTTGACGCCTATGCGACGCGCCCGGACCGCAGCATCCATGACGCTCTGAAAGGTTTATCTGTCTTTTCGGAAACCTACCAGGCCTCATGGGATCAAAAATCGCCGCTGTTCCGCCGTCACCAGCGCGAAGGCCAGAATCCTGACCTCGACAACGCGGCCGGCATCTGA
- a CDS encoding nitrite/sulfite reductase: MYHYDQYDHLIIKERIAQYRDQVARRIANELTEEEFIPLRLQNGLYMQRHAYMLRIAVPYGLLSAKQMRMFAHIARKYDRGYGHFTTRQNIQFNWIELEQTPDILTDLASVEMHAIQTSGNCIRNTTSDPYAGVAADEIIDPRPYAEVLRQWSTFHPEFIALPRKFKVAINGAEEDRAAIAVHDIGLTAVRNEAGEVGFKVMAGGGMGRTPILGSVVREFLPWQHLLTYIQAIMRVYNLHGRRDNKYKARIKILLKAIGVEEFTRQVEAEWVDLKDGPETLSAEEMQRVADFFNPPAYLALPELDYKAEHADNKAYVNWLARNVKPHQRPGYVAVVLSLKKTGVPPGDATAEQIDFVADLADRYSFGELRVTHEQNLVLADVEQSKLFKLWQEAKAHGLATPNIGLLTDMICCPGGDFCSLANAKSLPIAAAIAERFDSIDFQHDIGEIELNISGCINACGHHHVGSIGILGVDKDGSEWYQVSIGGAQGNNAAIGKIIGPSFSSLQMPEVIGRLLHVYVRDRHEGERFVDTAQRLGLAPFKEHVYATPITVGNLVGEDEYV, encoded by the coding sequence ATGTACCATTACGATCAGTACGACCACCTCATCATCAAAGAGCGCATCGCCCAGTACCGAGACCAGGTTGCGCGCCGTATCGCCAATGAACTGACGGAAGAGGAATTCATTCCGCTGCGCCTGCAAAACGGCCTGTACATGCAACGCCACGCCTACATGCTGCGCATCGCCGTGCCGTACGGCTTGCTGTCGGCCAAGCAGATGCGCATGTTCGCGCACATCGCGCGCAAGTACGACCGCGGCTATGGCCACTTCACCACGCGCCAGAATATCCAGTTCAACTGGATTGAGCTGGAACAGACTCCCGATATCCTGACGGACCTCGCTTCCGTGGAAATGCACGCGATCCAGACTTCCGGCAACTGTATCCGTAATACAACATCAGACCCGTACGCCGGCGTTGCCGCCGATGAAATCATCGATCCGCGACCGTACGCGGAAGTATTGCGCCAGTGGAGCACTTTCCACCCCGAGTTCATCGCCCTGCCGCGTAAATTCAAGGTCGCCATCAATGGCGCCGAAGAGGACCGCGCTGCCATCGCCGTGCACGATATCGGCTTGACGGCCGTGCGCAACGAGGCTGGCGAAGTGGGCTTCAAGGTGATGGCCGGCGGCGGCATGGGCCGCACGCCGATTTTGGGCAGCGTCGTGCGCGAATTTTTACCGTGGCAGCATTTGCTGACGTATATCCAGGCCATCATGCGCGTGTATAACCTGCACGGCCGCCGCGACAACAAATACAAGGCGCGCATCAAGATTTTATTGAAAGCCATCGGCGTGGAAGAATTCACGCGCCAGGTGGAAGCCGAGTGGGTCGACCTGAAAGACGGTCCGGAAACATTGAGCGCGGAGGAAATGCAGCGCGTGGCGGACTTTTTCAATCCGCCCGCCTACCTCGCCCTGCCGGAACTCGACTACAAAGCGGAACACGCGGACAACAAAGCGTATGTGAACTGGCTGGCGCGCAACGTCAAGCCACACCAGCGCCCCGGCTACGTGGCCGTGGTGCTGTCGCTGAAGAAGACGGGCGTGCCGCCTGGCGACGCAACGGCCGAGCAGATCGACTTCGTGGCCGACCTGGCCGACCGCTACAGCTTTGGCGAACTGCGTGTGACGCATGAGCAAAACCTGGTGCTGGCCGACGTGGAGCAGTCGAAACTGTTCAAACTGTGGCAGGAAGCCAAGGCACACGGCCTGGCCACACCGAACATCGGCTTGCTGACCGACATGATCTGCTGCCCGGGCGGCGACTTCTGCTCGCTGGCGAACGCCAAGTCACTGCCGATCGCGGCCGCCATCGCGGAACGCTTCGATAGCATCGACTTCCAGCATGACATCGGCGAGATCGAACTGAATATTTCCGGCTGCATCAATGCCTGCGGCCACCATCACGTAGGCAGCATCGGCATCCTTGGCGTCGACAAGGATGGCAGCGAATGGTATCAAGTGTCGATCGGCGGCGCGCAGGGCAACAACGCCGCCATCGGCAAGATCATCGGACCATCGTTCTCTTCCCTGCAGATGCCTGAAGTCATTGGCCGCCTGCTGCACGTCTACGTGCGCGACCGCCATGAAGGCGAGCGCTTTGTCGATACGGCCCAGCGCCTGGGCCTGGCGCCGTTCAAGGAACATGTCTATGCAACGCCGATCACGGTCGGCAACCTGGTGGGAGAAGACGAATATGTTTGA
- a CDS encoding sulfite exporter TauE/SafE family protein, whose product MTLSYIVSGFAVGLLVGMTGVGGGSLMTPLLTLLFGVPPSVAVGTDLAFASITKSAGTLTHRLRGTIRWDIVKRLCIGALPAAVVSTLALKSFGTLSPEIGQIIRYSIAASVLLTVVALIFKGRMLAWINAHPEKQLQGNKLAAATIIAGAVLGVLVTVSSIGAGAIGATLLVMLYPRMSSAEVAGTDIAYAVPLTAIAALGHWWLGSIHWELLASLLVGSLPGITLGSWVARSVPEKFLRVLLAMTLTGVAVKLIY is encoded by the coding sequence ATGACTTTGTCTTATATAGTCTCAGGATTTGCCGTAGGATTACTCGTAGGAATGACCGGCGTGGGCGGCGGATCGCTGATGACGCCGCTGTTGACCCTGCTGTTTGGCGTACCGCCTTCCGTGGCGGTGGGCACCGACCTGGCGTTCGCCTCGATCACCAAGAGCGCCGGCACCCTGACGCACCGCCTGCGTGGCACCATCCGCTGGGATATCGTCAAGCGCCTGTGCATCGGCGCCCTGCCTGCCGCCGTCGTGTCGACCCTGGCGCTCAAATCATTCGGCACCCTGTCGCCGGAAATCGGCCAGATCATCCGTTACTCGATCGCCGCCTCCGTGCTGCTGACCGTCGTGGCGCTGATCTTCAAGGGCCGCATGTTGGCTTGGATTAATGCACACCCCGAGAAACAATTACAAGGCAACAAGCTTGCCGCCGCGACCATCATCGCCGGCGCCGTGCTGGGCGTGCTGGTGACGGTGTCGTCGATCGGCGCCGGCGCCATTGGCGCTACCCTGCTGGTGATGCTGTATCCACGCATGAGCTCGGCCGAAGTGGCGGGCACCGATATCGCCTACGCCGTGCCCCTGACGGCCATCGCCGCCCTGGGCCACTGGTGGCTTGGTTCCATCCACTGGGAATTGCTGGCCTCCTTGCTGGTCGGCTCCCTGCCCGGCATCACGCTCGGCTCCTGGGTCGCCCGCTCCGTGCCGGAAAAGTTTTTAAGAGTACTGCTGGCGATGACCTTGACCGGCGTGGCAGTAAAGCTAATCTATTAA
- a CDS encoding CysB family HTH-type transcriptional regulator, with protein sequence MNLHQLRFVREAVRQNYNLTDAAKALFTSQPGVSKAIIELEEELGVDIFTRHGKRIRGLTEPGRLVLESVELIMQEIDSMKRIGKEFAAQDSGSFTIATTHTQARYTLPKVVQAFMLKFPKVRLSLLQGNPRQIAEMVQRDQADLAIATESIAAIDGLITLPCYQWEHVVVVPVDHPLLKSKSVTLEEIAAFPLITYDSAFAGRNKIDHAFVLRGLKPDILLEAIDADVIKTYVELGMGIGIIAGMAFDAERDKGLRAIPVGHLFGMNVSRVAVKQGAYLRSYIYTFIELLTPTLNRKLIEQAMSGDKEHYEL encoded by the coding sequence ATGAATCTCCATCAACTGCGCTTCGTGCGCGAAGCGGTCCGGCAGAACTATAACCTGACGGACGCCGCCAAGGCCTTGTTTACGTCGCAACCGGGCGTATCGAAAGCCATCATCGAGCTGGAGGAAGAGCTGGGCGTGGATATTTTTACACGCCACGGCAAGCGCATCCGCGGCTTGACGGAGCCGGGCCGCCTGGTGCTGGAATCGGTCGAGCTGATCATGCAGGAAATCGACAGCATGAAGCGCATCGGCAAGGAATTCGCGGCGCAGGACAGTGGCAGCTTTACCATTGCCACCACGCATACACAGGCGCGCTACACCTTGCCCAAGGTCGTGCAAGCGTTCATGCTGAAGTTCCCGAAGGTGAGATTGTCATTGCTACAGGGCAATCCGCGCCAGATCGCCGAGATGGTACAGCGCGACCAGGCCGATCTCGCCATTGCCACGGAATCGATCGCCGCCATCGATGGCCTGATTACCTTGCCCTGCTATCAATGGGAGCACGTGGTGGTGGTGCCGGTCGACCATCCGCTGCTCAAATCGAAGTCCGTGACCCTGGAAGAGATCGCCGCTTTCCCCCTGATTACCTATGACAGCGCGTTCGCCGGACGCAACAAGATCGACCACGCTTTCGTGCTGCGCGGCCTGAAGCCCGACATCTTGCTGGAAGCCATCGATGCCGACGTGATCAAGACTTATGTCGAGTTGGGCATGGGGATTGGTATCATAGCGGGTATGGCCTTCGATGCCGAACGCGACAAAGGCTTGCGCGCCATTCCTGTCGGCCACCTGTTCGGCATGAATGTGTCGCGCGTGGCCGTCAAGCAAGGCGCGTATTTGCGCAGCTATATCTATACCTTTATTGAGTTGCTGACGCCGACCTTGAACCGCAAACTCATCGAGCAGGCGATGAGTGGTGATAAAGAGCACTACGAACTATAA
- a CDS encoding class I SAM-dependent methyltransferase — protein MITDQLAKYYATIAQQYERVYDKPERQEDLEVLRDKVADVLEGHTVLELACGTGYWTEVVAGSAESVLATDINDEMLALAQARGLSDNVTFAKLDAFNLPDDLLGKFTAVFAGFWWSHVKREDQDKYLKQLRSKLGKDILLVLIDNSYVDGSSTVIARTDLEGNTHQFRTTDGGERYEVLKNFPSDSHLRKKFAHSAREIRMKRLEYYWLLSCRLK, from the coding sequence ATGATTACCGATCAGCTTGCCAAATATTACGCCACCATCGCGCAGCAGTACGAGCGCGTCTATGACAAGCCCGAACGCCAGGAAGACCTGGAAGTGTTGCGCGACAAGGTTGCCGACGTACTGGAAGGCCACACCGTGCTGGAACTGGCCTGCGGTACCGGCTACTGGACGGAAGTGGTTGCCGGGTCGGCCGAGTCCGTGCTGGCGACCGATATCAACGATGAAATGCTGGCGCTGGCCCAGGCACGCGGCTTGTCCGACAACGTCACCTTCGCCAAGCTCGATGCGTTCAATTTGCCCGATGACTTGCTGGGCAAGTTCACGGCCGTGTTCGCCGGCTTCTGGTGGTCGCACGTCAAGCGCGAAGACCAGGACAAATACCTGAAGCAGTTGCGCAGCAAGCTCGGCAAGGACATCCTGCTGGTGCTGATCGACAATTCCTATGTCGATGGCAGTAGCACTGTCATCGCGCGCACCGATCTGGAAGGCAATACCCACCAGTTCCGCACGACGGATGGGGGCGAACGCTATGAAGTACTGAAGAATTTCCCGTCGGATAGTCATCTGCGCAAGAAGTTTGCCCACTCGGCCCGTGAAATCCGCATGAAGCGCCTGGAATACTATTGGCTGTTGAGCTGCCGCCTGAAGTAA
- a CDS encoding porin has translation MKKITLAALIIGTFAAATAQAQSNVTVYGVVDLGIAKTTGGALLERENQASRIGFKGTEDLGNGLKAIFNLESEFKADTGAQATANTLFDRQAWVGLTGDFGTVYLGRTKDLIDGTLARVDPFNTYGVIGKINEPVMRGGQSPNGAQAIPSASVVGASRVSNAVTYNSPSFSGFVVSGQYVASEIKDADSGFSVVATYDQGPASAHAGYQKKVQSVANAAAEPKLWIIGGGYKFGPAKVTFDYSKADTDAAVTGEFKSYLLGLAYDIGGGAIKVSYVKQKQDSNTVSGKETAKAYGLGYDYPLSKRTAVYVYGGRDQFSEKSMYQLGMTHKF, from the coding sequence GTGAAAAAAATTACTCTGGCAGCATTGATCATCGGCACCTTTGCAGCAGCTACGGCGCAAGCACAATCGAACGTTACCGTATACGGCGTGGTCGATCTGGGCATTGCCAAGACCACGGGCGGTGCGTTGCTGGAACGTGAAAATCAGGCGTCGCGTATTGGTTTCAAGGGCACGGAAGATCTGGGTAACGGCTTGAAAGCCATTTTCAACCTGGAAAGCGAATTCAAGGCTGACACCGGTGCACAAGCAACCGCCAACACCCTGTTCGATCGCCAGGCATGGGTAGGCCTGACCGGTGACTTCGGTACCGTCTACCTGGGCCGTACCAAGGACCTGATCGACGGCACCCTGGCACGCGTCGATCCATTCAACACCTACGGCGTCATCGGCAAGATCAATGAGCCAGTCATGCGCGGCGGCCAGTCGCCAAACGGCGCGCAAGCCATTCCAAGCGCATCGGTCGTGGGCGCGTCGCGCGTCAGCAATGCCGTGACCTACAACAGCCCATCGTTCAGCGGCTTCGTCGTCAGCGGCCAATACGTCGCCAGCGAAATCAAGGATGCCGATTCGGGCTTCAGCGTGGTTGCCACGTATGACCAAGGTCCAGCCAGTGCACATGCCGGTTACCAAAAGAAAGTCCAGTCCGTTGCCAACGCAGCGGCTGAACCGAAGCTGTGGATTATTGGCGGCGGTTACAAATTTGGCCCTGCCAAAGTCACTTTTGATTACTCGAAAGCAGATACCGATGCCGCCGTTACCGGCGAATTCAAGAGCTACCTGCTGGGTCTGGCCTATGACATCGGCGGCGGCGCCATAAAGGTCAGCTACGTGAAACAGAAGCAAGACAGCAACACTGTCAGCGGCAAGGAAACGGCCAAGGCCTATGGCTTGGGCTACGACTACCCGCTGTCGAAGCGTACCGCCGTGTACGTGTACGGTGGCCGCGACCAGTTCAGCGAAAAATCGATGTATCAGCTGGGCATGACCCACAAGTTCTAA
- a CDS encoding PAS domain-containing sensor histidine kinase yields MPSPILRRILPLGMAAVLLLCLFPPLKARRQRQARGQAIIDSASDAIISIDSGQIILHANAAAARLFDDTPLSMRGKRLGHYILRDLRTLCSLSKHDGDPPFSDINQGLRLTGRRATDYTLTGRRSDGAMFPLEGSLSAMQEDGRSVFTIIVRDISARQQMHEQLARSFSQLRELSSALQSIREEERKHIARELHDDLGQLLATLRGDLTLVRQHTDTTLSLQTLLRSMDGLLVTAITSLRRIASNLRPRALDEGGLYFALQKLRHDFLLRRAIHFDLLADEADLVLDDARSTSIYRIVQEALTNIVRHAEASHITIALHRIDSSLAITIQDDGRGIAEHELGKATALGLLGMRERVWGLNGSIHIGADNKLGGTRIDISLPMQTEVMETATS; encoded by the coding sequence ATGCCCAGTCCAATCCTGCGGCGCATCCTGCCGCTGGGCATGGCGGCGGTGCTTTTGCTGTGCTTGTTTCCTCCACTAAAAGCCAGGCGGCAACGGCAGGCGCGTGGCCAGGCCATCATCGACAGCGCCAGCGACGCCATCATCAGCATCGACAGCGGACAAATCATCCTGCATGCGAACGCGGCGGCAGCCAGATTGTTCGACGATACGCCGCTCAGCATGCGGGGCAAGCGCCTGGGGCACTACATCCTGCGCGACCTGCGTACCCTGTGCAGCCTGAGCAAGCACGATGGCGATCCGCCGTTTAGCGACATCAATCAAGGGCTGCGCCTGACTGGCCGGCGCGCCACCGACTACACTTTGACGGGGCGGCGCAGCGATGGCGCCATGTTTCCGCTCGAAGGTTCGCTCTCTGCCATGCAGGAAGATGGTCGCAGCGTGTTTACCATCATCGTGCGCGACATCAGTGCGCGCCAGCAAATGCATGAACAGCTGGCCCGCTCCTTTTCGCAACTGCGTGAATTGTCGAGCGCACTGCAATCGATCCGAGAAGAAGAGCGCAAGCATATCGCACGCGAACTGCATGATGACCTGGGGCAATTGCTGGCCACCTTGCGGGGCGACCTGACTCTGGTGCGCCAGCACACGGACACGACTTTGTCCTTGCAAACGTTGCTGCGCAGCATGGACGGCTTGCTGGTGACGGCCATCACCTCACTGCGGCGTATCGCCAGCAACCTGCGGCCGCGCGCGCTCGATGAAGGAGGATTGTATTTTGCACTACAAAAACTGCGCCACGACTTTCTGTTGCGCCGCGCCATCCATTTTGACTTGCTGGCCGACGAGGCCGACCTGGTGCTCGACGATGCGCGCAGCACAAGCATCTACCGCATCGTGCAAGAAGCGCTGACGAATATCGTGCGCCATGCCGAGGCAAGCCACATCACCATCGCCCTGCACCGCATCGATTCCTCGCTGGCGATTACCATCCAGGATGACGGCCGCGGCATTGCCGAACACGAGCTGGGAAAAGCCACGGCCCTGGGACTGCTGGGCATGCGCGAGCGTGTGTGGGGCTTGAACGGCAGCATCCATATCGGCGCCGATAACAAACTGGGCGGAACACGCATCGACATCTCCCTGCCCATGCAGACGGAAGTGATGGAAACAGCCACGTCATAA